A window of Hymenobacter aerilatus contains these coding sequences:
- a CDS encoding bifunctional alpha,alpha-trehalose-phosphate synthase (UDP-forming)/trehalose-phosphatase — protein sequence MSRIIIVSNRLPTKVQRTDNDLAFTPSEGGLATGLGSIYRAEGNVWIGWPGLVVDDETERQQITTQLRADSMQPVFLNDDEIRGFYEGFSNETLWPTFHYFSQYAVYNEQHWETYVAVNRKYCEAVLEAAGDDDTIWVHDYQLLLLPQMLRKARPHSTIGFFLHIPFPSYELLRALPWRTQLLEGMLGADLIGFHTFGYMRHFLSSVSQLLGYPSQNGRLELKNRTVLIDAFPMGIDYERYANAAASEVAQEHEQNYLAALPNARIILSIDRLDYTKGIAQRLRAFELLLQRYPEWQGQATLIMLVVPSRDQVAQYQELKEEIDELVGRINAEYRTITWNPIHYFYRSLPLEELTALYRMAEVALVTPIRDGMNLVCKEFIASKADRSGVLILSERAGAARELSDALLINPSDMNQLAEAMHEALIMPEEEQKMRLANMQALVQHYNVYHWTRLFMDRLVYTKIKQMTLATEMLDAEEAATLRQQYTTTSQRLLLLDYDGTLAPFHPNPQKAAPSAQMLELLATLSADPHNRVVIISGRDRQTLQRWLGHLPVDFIAEHGVWLRAAGQEWTLFQPMRNDWMKEIRPTLELYVSRTAGSFIEDKDFSLVWHYRRADAELAAVRVRELISHLSFLTSNSDLQVLEGNKVIEIKAAGINKGTAAARWVATYEPDFILAIGDDRTDEDTFGAMPEEAFTIKVGRNNRSLARFHLPGTAEVQELLQSLAEVSVPQ from the coding sequence ATGTCGCGTATTATTATTGTTTCTAACCGTTTGCCTACCAAAGTACAGCGTACCGACAACGACTTGGCTTTTACGCCCAGTGAGGGCGGCTTGGCAACGGGGCTGGGCTCTATCTACCGGGCCGAAGGAAACGTGTGGATCGGTTGGCCGGGCCTGGTAGTAGACGACGAAACGGAGCGACAACAGATAACAACGCAGCTGCGGGCCGACAGCATGCAGCCGGTTTTCCTCAACGACGACGAGATTAGGGGGTTTTATGAAGGCTTCAGCAACGAAACGCTGTGGCCTACCTTCCACTACTTCAGCCAGTATGCCGTGTACAACGAGCAGCATTGGGAAACCTACGTGGCCGTAAACCGGAAATACTGTGAAGCCGTGCTGGAAGCAGCCGGCGACGACGATACCATTTGGGTGCACGACTACCAGCTGCTGCTGCTGCCGCAGATGCTGCGCAAAGCCCGACCCCACAGCACCATTGGCTTTTTCCTGCACATCCCATTTCCGTCGTACGAGCTGCTGCGCGCCCTACCCTGGCGCACGCAGCTGCTGGAGGGTATGCTGGGCGCCGATTTGATTGGTTTCCACACCTTTGGCTATATGCGTCACTTCCTCAGCTCGGTGTCGCAGCTGCTGGGCTACCCCAGCCAGAACGGCCGCCTGGAACTGAAGAACCGCACGGTGCTGATTGATGCGTTTCCGATGGGCATCGACTACGAGCGCTACGCCAATGCCGCGGCCTCGGAGGTGGCGCAGGAGCACGAGCAGAACTACCTGGCAGCCCTGCCCAACGCCCGCATCATCCTGTCTATCGACCGGCTCGACTACACCAAGGGCATTGCCCAGCGCCTACGAGCCTTTGAGCTGCTGCTCCAGCGCTACCCCGAGTGGCAAGGCCAGGCTACGCTGATTATGCTGGTAGTGCCCTCGCGCGACCAGGTAGCCCAGTATCAGGAGTTGAAGGAGGAAATCGATGAGCTGGTGGGACGAATCAACGCGGAGTACCGCACCATCACCTGGAATCCCATTCACTACTTCTACCGCTCCCTACCCCTGGAGGAGCTAACGGCCCTGTACCGCATGGCCGAGGTAGCGCTGGTAACGCCTATCCGCGACGGTATGAACCTGGTATGCAAGGAGTTCATTGCCAGCAAAGCCGACCGCAGCGGGGTGCTGATCCTGAGCGAGCGGGCCGGCGCTGCCCGCGAGTTGTCCGACGCCCTGCTCATCAACCCCTCCGACATGAACCAGTTGGCGGAGGCCATGCACGAGGCGCTAATCATGCCCGAGGAAGAACAGAAAATGCGCTTGGCCAATATGCAGGCGCTGGTGCAGCACTACAACGTTTATCACTGGACAAGGCTGTTTATGGACCGTCTGGTGTACACTAAAATCAAACAAATGACCCTGGCTACTGAGATGCTCGACGCGGAGGAAGCTGCTACCCTACGCCAACAGTACACCACCACTTCGCAACGCCTGCTTCTGCTCGACTACGACGGCACGCTGGCTCCCTTCCATCCCAATCCGCAGAAGGCGGCACCCTCGGCGCAAATGCTGGAACTGCTGGCCACGCTGAGCGCCGATCCACACAACCGTGTGGTGATTATCAGCGGGCGCGACCGGCAGACGCTGCAACGGTGGCTGGGCCACTTGCCGGTTGATTTTATTGCCGAGCACGGCGTATGGCTGCGAGCTGCGGGCCAGGAATGGACGCTGTTTCAGCCCATGCGCAACGATTGGATGAAGGAAATTCGTCCTACCCTGGAGCTGTACGTGAGCCGTACGGCCGGGTCGTTCATCGAAGACAAGGACTTCTCGCTGGTGTGGCATTACCGCCGCGCCGACGCCGAACTGGCCGCCGTGCGCGTGCGCGAGCTTATCAGCCACCTCAGCTTCCTGACCAGCAACAGCGACCTGCAAGTGCTAGAGGGCAATAAGGTGATTGAGATTAAAGCCGCCGGCATCAACAAGGGCACCGCTGCCGCCCGCTGGGTAGCTACATATGAGCCCGATTTCATCCTCGCCATTGGCGACGACCGTACCGACGAGGACACCTTCGGCGCGATGCCTGAGGAGGCATTCACCATCAAGGTAGGCCGCAACAACCGCTCGCTGGCCCGCTTTCACTTGCCCGGCACTGCGGAGGTGCAGGAGCTGCTACAGAGCCTGGCCGAAGTGAGCGTGCCGCAGTAG